Proteins co-encoded in one Accipiter gentilis chromosome 5, bAccGen1.1, whole genome shotgun sequence genomic window:
- the UBTF gene encoding nucleolar transcription factor 1 isoform X1: MNGEAECPADLEMTAPKNQDRWSQEDMLTLLECMKNNLPSNDGSKFKTTESHLDWEKVAFKDFSGEMCKMKWMEISNEVRKFRTLTELIMDAEEHVKNPYKGKKLKKHPDFPKKPLTPYFRFFMEKRAKYAKLHPEMSNLDLTKILSKKYKELPEKKKMKYIQDFQREKQEFERNLARFREDHPDLIQNAKKSDVPEKPKTPQQLWYNHEKKIYLKVRPDVSTATTKEVKESLGKQWSQLSDKKRLKWIHKALEQRKEYEEIMRDYIQKHPELNISEEGITRSTLTKAERQLKDKFDGRPTKPPPNSYSLYCAELMANMKDVPSTERMVLCSQQWKLLSQKEKDAYHKKCDQKKKDYEIELLRFLESLPEEEQQRVLGEEKMLGSNRKGATSPASKKSSPETGKASSEKPKRPISAMFIFSEEKRKQLQEERPELSESELTRLLARMWNDLSEKKKAKYKAREAAMKAQSEKKHGSDKEERGKLPESPKTAEEIWQQSVIGDYLARFKNDRGKALKAMEATWNNMEKKEKLMWIKKAAEDQKRYERELSEMRAPPCSTNSAKKMKFQGEPKKPPMNGYQKFSQELLSNGELNHLPLKERMVEIGSRWQRISQGQKDHYKKLAEEQQKQYKVHLDIWLKSLSPQERAAYKEHTSNKRKSIGKIRGPNPKMKPTMQSKSESEDDDEEEEEEEDDDEDEDDDDDNGDSSEEGGDSSESSSEEESEDGDECECRVSHQSQSFTPVQLKSDYAGWRWGQKPCPCLVLATGQNDEDDEDEDDEDEDDNDSEGSSSSSSSSGDSSDSDSN; encoded by the exons ACCGCTGGTCTCAGGAGGACATGCTGACTCTGCTGGAGTGCATGAAGAATAACCTGCCCTCCAACGACGGGAGCAAGTTCAAAACCACCGAGTCCCACCTGGATTGGGAGAAAGTGGCTTTCAAGGACTTCTCAGGGGAGATGTGCAAGATGAAGTGGATGGAGATTTCTAACGAG GTGAGGAAGTTTCGGACCCTCACGGAGCTCATTATGGATGCCGAAGAGCACGTGAAGAATCCTTACAAGGGCAAAAAGCTCAAG AAACACCCCGACTTCCCCAAGAAGCCCTTGACTCCCTATTTCCGCTTCTTCATGGAGAAGCGGGCCAAATATGCCAAGCTTCACCCTGAAATGAGCAACCTGGATCTCACGAAGATCCTGTCCAAGAAATACAAGGAACTTCCCGAGAAGAAAAAG ATGAAATACATCCAGGACTTCCAGCGAGAGAAGCAGGAGTTTGAGAGGAACCTGGCGAGGTTCAG GGAAGATCACCCGGATCTCATCCAGAACGCCAAGAAATCTGACGTCCCTGAAAAACCCAAGACCCCCCAGCAACTGTGGTACAACCACGAGAAGAAGATCTACTTGAAAGTGCGTCCAGATGTGAGTACG GCCACCACGAAGGAGGTGAAAGAGTCGCTGGGCAAGCAGTGGTCTCAACTCTCGGATAAAAAGAGGCTGAAATGGATTCATAAGGCCCTGGAACAGCGGAAGGAGTATGAG GAGATCATGCGTGACTACATCCAGAAGCACCCCGAGCTGAACATCAGCGAGGAGGGCATCACCCGCTCCACCCTCACCAAGGCTGAGCGCCAGCTCAAGGACAAGTTTGATGGACGACCCACAAAGCCACCTCC GAATAGCTACTCCCTGTACTGCGCAGAGCTGATGGCCAACATGAAAGACGTGCCCAGCACCGAGCGGATGGTGCTGTGCAGCCAGCAGTGGAAACTGCTCTCCCAGAAGGAAAAGGACGCGTACCACAAAAAGTGTGATCAG aaaaagaaagactatGAGATTGAGCTCCTCCGCTTCTTGGAG AGCCTGCCCGAGGAGGAGCAGCAGCGGGTGCTAGGCGAGGAGAAGATGCTGGGCAGCAACCGGAAAGGGGCAACGAGTCCTGCATCCAAAAAGTCCTCACCAGAGACCGGGAAG GCCAGCTCAGAGAAGCCCAAACGACCCATCTCCGCCATGTTCATCTTCTCGGAGGAGAAGCggaagcagctgcaggaggagcgGCCAGAGCTGTCGGAGAGCGAGCTGACCCGGCTCCTGGCGCGCATGTGGAATGACCTCTCAGAGAAGAAGAAG GCCAAGTACAAAGCGCGGGAGGCAGCAATGAAGGCACAGTCAGAGAAGAAGCACGGCTCAGATAAAGAAGAGCGTGGGAAGCTGCCCGAGTCTCCCAAGACAGCCGAGGAGATCTGGCAACAGAGCGTCATCGGAGACTACCTGGCTCGTTTCAAG AATGACCGGGGGAAGGCGCTGAAGGCCATGGAGGCCACTTGGAACAAcatggagaagaaggagaagctgATGTGGATCAAGAAAGCGGCGGAGGATCAGAAGCGATACGAG AGGGAGCTGAGCGAGATGCGGGCCCCTCCGTGCTCCACCAACTCCGCCAAGAAAATGAAGTTCCAGGGAGAGCCGAAGAAACCCCCCAT GAACGGTTACCAGAAATTCTCCCAGGAGCTGCTGTCAAACGGGGAGCTGAACCACCTCCCGCTGAAGGAGCGGATGGTGGAGATCGGCAGCCGCTGGCAGCGCATCTCCCAGGGCCAGAAGGACCACTACAAAAAGCTGGcggaggagcagcagaaacagtaCAAGGTGCACCTCGACATCTGGCTCAAG AGCCTCTCGCCCCAGGAGCGGGCTGCCTACAAGGAACACACTTCCAAC AAACGCAAAAGCATAGGGAAGATCCGGGGTCCCAACCCCAAGATGAAGCCAACGATGCAGTCCAAGTCG GAGTCAGAGGACGATgacgaggaggaagaggaggaagaagacgacGATGAAGAcgaggacgacgacgacgacaaCGGTGACTCGTCAGAGGAAGGCGGCGACTCCTCGGAGTCCAGCAGCGAGGAGGAGAGCGAAGACGGGGATGAG TGTGAATGCCGAGTAAGTCACCAGAGTCAAAGTTTTACACCGGTGCAACTGAAATCAGACTATGCTGGATGGCGCTGGGGCCAGAAACCGTGTCCGTGCCTTGTGCTCGCCACCGGACAG aACGACGAGGATGACGAGGACGAGGATGATGAGGATGAGGACGACAACGACTCGGAGGGCAGCAgcagttcctcctcctcctcgggggaCTCCTCCGACTCCGACTCCAACTGA
- the UBTF gene encoding nucleolar transcription factor 1 isoform X3 encodes MNGEAECPADLEMTAPKNQDRWSQEDMLTLLECMKNNLPSNDGSKFKTTESHLDWEKVAFKDFSGEMCKMKWMEISNEVRKFRTLTELIMDAEEHVKNPYKGKKLKKHPDFPKKPLTPYFRFFMEKRAKYAKLHPEMSNLDLTKILSKKYKELPEKKKMKYIQDFQREKQEFERNLARFREDHPDLIQNAKKSDVPEKPKTPQQLWYNHEKKIYLKVRPDVSTEIMRDYIQKHPELNISEEGITRSTLTKAERQLKDKFDGRPTKPPPNSYSLYCAELMANMKDVPSTERMVLCSQQWKLLSQKEKDAYHKKCDQKKKDYEIELLRFLESLPEEEQQRVLGEEKMLGSNRKGATSPASKKSSPETGKASSEKPKRPISAMFIFSEEKRKQLQEERPELSESELTRLLARMWNDLSEKKKAKYKAREAAMKAQSEKKHGSDKEERGKLPESPKTAEEIWQQSVIGDYLARFKNDRGKALKAMEATWNNMEKKEKLMWIKKAAEDQKRYERELSEMRAPPCSTNSAKKMKFQGEPKKPPMNGYQKFSQELLSNGELNHLPLKERMVEIGSRWQRISQGQKDHYKKLAEEQQKQYKVHLDIWLKSLSPQERAAYKEHTSNKRKSIGKIRGPNPKMKPTMQSKSESEDDDEEEEEEEDDDEDEDDDDDNGDSSEEGGDSSESSSEEESEDGDECECRVSHQSQSFTPVQLKSDYAGWRWGQKPCPCLVLATGQNDEDDEDEDDEDEDDNDSEGSSSSSSSSGDSSDSDSN; translated from the exons ACCGCTGGTCTCAGGAGGACATGCTGACTCTGCTGGAGTGCATGAAGAATAACCTGCCCTCCAACGACGGGAGCAAGTTCAAAACCACCGAGTCCCACCTGGATTGGGAGAAAGTGGCTTTCAAGGACTTCTCAGGGGAGATGTGCAAGATGAAGTGGATGGAGATTTCTAACGAG GTGAGGAAGTTTCGGACCCTCACGGAGCTCATTATGGATGCCGAAGAGCACGTGAAGAATCCTTACAAGGGCAAAAAGCTCAAG AAACACCCCGACTTCCCCAAGAAGCCCTTGACTCCCTATTTCCGCTTCTTCATGGAGAAGCGGGCCAAATATGCCAAGCTTCACCCTGAAATGAGCAACCTGGATCTCACGAAGATCCTGTCCAAGAAATACAAGGAACTTCCCGAGAAGAAAAAG ATGAAATACATCCAGGACTTCCAGCGAGAGAAGCAGGAGTTTGAGAGGAACCTGGCGAGGTTCAG GGAAGATCACCCGGATCTCATCCAGAACGCCAAGAAATCTGACGTCCCTGAAAAACCCAAGACCCCCCAGCAACTGTGGTACAACCACGAGAAGAAGATCTACTTGAAAGTGCGTCCAGATGTGAGTACG GAGATCATGCGTGACTACATCCAGAAGCACCCCGAGCTGAACATCAGCGAGGAGGGCATCACCCGCTCCACCCTCACCAAGGCTGAGCGCCAGCTCAAGGACAAGTTTGATGGACGACCCACAAAGCCACCTCC GAATAGCTACTCCCTGTACTGCGCAGAGCTGATGGCCAACATGAAAGACGTGCCCAGCACCGAGCGGATGGTGCTGTGCAGCCAGCAGTGGAAACTGCTCTCCCAGAAGGAAAAGGACGCGTACCACAAAAAGTGTGATCAG aaaaagaaagactatGAGATTGAGCTCCTCCGCTTCTTGGAG AGCCTGCCCGAGGAGGAGCAGCAGCGGGTGCTAGGCGAGGAGAAGATGCTGGGCAGCAACCGGAAAGGGGCAACGAGTCCTGCATCCAAAAAGTCCTCACCAGAGACCGGGAAG GCCAGCTCAGAGAAGCCCAAACGACCCATCTCCGCCATGTTCATCTTCTCGGAGGAGAAGCggaagcagctgcaggaggagcgGCCAGAGCTGTCGGAGAGCGAGCTGACCCGGCTCCTGGCGCGCATGTGGAATGACCTCTCAGAGAAGAAGAAG GCCAAGTACAAAGCGCGGGAGGCAGCAATGAAGGCACAGTCAGAGAAGAAGCACGGCTCAGATAAAGAAGAGCGTGGGAAGCTGCCCGAGTCTCCCAAGACAGCCGAGGAGATCTGGCAACAGAGCGTCATCGGAGACTACCTGGCTCGTTTCAAG AATGACCGGGGGAAGGCGCTGAAGGCCATGGAGGCCACTTGGAACAAcatggagaagaaggagaagctgATGTGGATCAAGAAAGCGGCGGAGGATCAGAAGCGATACGAG AGGGAGCTGAGCGAGATGCGGGCCCCTCCGTGCTCCACCAACTCCGCCAAGAAAATGAAGTTCCAGGGAGAGCCGAAGAAACCCCCCAT GAACGGTTACCAGAAATTCTCCCAGGAGCTGCTGTCAAACGGGGAGCTGAACCACCTCCCGCTGAAGGAGCGGATGGTGGAGATCGGCAGCCGCTGGCAGCGCATCTCCCAGGGCCAGAAGGACCACTACAAAAAGCTGGcggaggagcagcagaaacagtaCAAGGTGCACCTCGACATCTGGCTCAAG AGCCTCTCGCCCCAGGAGCGGGCTGCCTACAAGGAACACACTTCCAAC AAACGCAAAAGCATAGGGAAGATCCGGGGTCCCAACCCCAAGATGAAGCCAACGATGCAGTCCAAGTCG GAGTCAGAGGACGATgacgaggaggaagaggaggaagaagacgacGATGAAGAcgaggacgacgacgacgacaaCGGTGACTCGTCAGAGGAAGGCGGCGACTCCTCGGAGTCCAGCAGCGAGGAGGAGAGCGAAGACGGGGATGAG TGTGAATGCCGAGTAAGTCACCAGAGTCAAAGTTTTACACCGGTGCAACTGAAATCAGACTATGCTGGATGGCGCTGGGGCCAGAAACCGTGTCCGTGCCTTGTGCTCGCCACCGGACAG aACGACGAGGATGACGAGGACGAGGATGATGAGGATGAGGACGACAACGACTCGGAGGGCAGCAgcagttcctcctcctcctcgggggaCTCCTCCGACTCCGACTCCAACTGA
- the UBTF gene encoding nucleolar transcription factor 1 isoform X7 — MNGEAECPADLEMTAPKNQDRWSQEDMLTLLECMKNNLPSNDGSKFKTTESHLDWEKVAFKDFSGEMCKMKWMEISNEVRKFRTLTELIMDAEEHVKNPYKGKKLKKHPDFPKKPLTPYFRFFMEKRAKYAKLHPEMSNLDLTKILSKKYKELPEKKKMKYIQDFQREKQEFERNLARFREDHPDLIQNAKKSDVPEKPKTPQQLWYNHEKKIYLKVRPDVSTATTKEVKESLGKQWSQLSDKKRLKWIHKALEQRKEYEEIMRDYIQKHPELNISEEGITRSTLTKAERQLKDKFDGRPTKPPPNSYSLYCAELMANMKDVPSTERMVLCSQQWKLLSQKEKDAYHKKCDQKKKDYEIELLRFLESLPEEEQQRVLGEEKMLGSNRKGATSPASKKSSPETGKASSEKPKRPISAMFIFSEEKRKQLQEERPELSESELTRLLARMWNDLSEKKKAKYKAREAAMKAQSEKKHGSDKEERGKLPESPKTAEEIWQQSVIGDYLARFKNDRGKALKAMEATWNNMEKKEKLMWIKKAAEDQKRYERELSEMRAPPCSTNSAKKMKFQGEPKKPPMNGYQKFSQELLSNGELNHLPLKERMVEIGSRWQRISQGQKDHYKKLAEEQQKQYKVHLDIWLKSLSPQERAAYKEHTSNKRKSIGKIRGPNPKMKPTMQSKSESEDDDEEEEEEEDDDEDEDDDDDNGDSSEEGGDSSESSSEEESEDGDEILSLVSAPFAPV; from the exons ACCGCTGGTCTCAGGAGGACATGCTGACTCTGCTGGAGTGCATGAAGAATAACCTGCCCTCCAACGACGGGAGCAAGTTCAAAACCACCGAGTCCCACCTGGATTGGGAGAAAGTGGCTTTCAAGGACTTCTCAGGGGAGATGTGCAAGATGAAGTGGATGGAGATTTCTAACGAG GTGAGGAAGTTTCGGACCCTCACGGAGCTCATTATGGATGCCGAAGAGCACGTGAAGAATCCTTACAAGGGCAAAAAGCTCAAG AAACACCCCGACTTCCCCAAGAAGCCCTTGACTCCCTATTTCCGCTTCTTCATGGAGAAGCGGGCCAAATATGCCAAGCTTCACCCTGAAATGAGCAACCTGGATCTCACGAAGATCCTGTCCAAGAAATACAAGGAACTTCCCGAGAAGAAAAAG ATGAAATACATCCAGGACTTCCAGCGAGAGAAGCAGGAGTTTGAGAGGAACCTGGCGAGGTTCAG GGAAGATCACCCGGATCTCATCCAGAACGCCAAGAAATCTGACGTCCCTGAAAAACCCAAGACCCCCCAGCAACTGTGGTACAACCACGAGAAGAAGATCTACTTGAAAGTGCGTCCAGATGTGAGTACG GCCACCACGAAGGAGGTGAAAGAGTCGCTGGGCAAGCAGTGGTCTCAACTCTCGGATAAAAAGAGGCTGAAATGGATTCATAAGGCCCTGGAACAGCGGAAGGAGTATGAG GAGATCATGCGTGACTACATCCAGAAGCACCCCGAGCTGAACATCAGCGAGGAGGGCATCACCCGCTCCACCCTCACCAAGGCTGAGCGCCAGCTCAAGGACAAGTTTGATGGACGACCCACAAAGCCACCTCC GAATAGCTACTCCCTGTACTGCGCAGAGCTGATGGCCAACATGAAAGACGTGCCCAGCACCGAGCGGATGGTGCTGTGCAGCCAGCAGTGGAAACTGCTCTCCCAGAAGGAAAAGGACGCGTACCACAAAAAGTGTGATCAG aaaaagaaagactatGAGATTGAGCTCCTCCGCTTCTTGGAG AGCCTGCCCGAGGAGGAGCAGCAGCGGGTGCTAGGCGAGGAGAAGATGCTGGGCAGCAACCGGAAAGGGGCAACGAGTCCTGCATCCAAAAAGTCCTCACCAGAGACCGGGAAG GCCAGCTCAGAGAAGCCCAAACGACCCATCTCCGCCATGTTCATCTTCTCGGAGGAGAAGCggaagcagctgcaggaggagcgGCCAGAGCTGTCGGAGAGCGAGCTGACCCGGCTCCTGGCGCGCATGTGGAATGACCTCTCAGAGAAGAAGAAG GCCAAGTACAAAGCGCGGGAGGCAGCAATGAAGGCACAGTCAGAGAAGAAGCACGGCTCAGATAAAGAAGAGCGTGGGAAGCTGCCCGAGTCTCCCAAGACAGCCGAGGAGATCTGGCAACAGAGCGTCATCGGAGACTACCTGGCTCGTTTCAAG AATGACCGGGGGAAGGCGCTGAAGGCCATGGAGGCCACTTGGAACAAcatggagaagaaggagaagctgATGTGGATCAAGAAAGCGGCGGAGGATCAGAAGCGATACGAG AGGGAGCTGAGCGAGATGCGGGCCCCTCCGTGCTCCACCAACTCCGCCAAGAAAATGAAGTTCCAGGGAGAGCCGAAGAAACCCCCCAT GAACGGTTACCAGAAATTCTCCCAGGAGCTGCTGTCAAACGGGGAGCTGAACCACCTCCCGCTGAAGGAGCGGATGGTGGAGATCGGCAGCCGCTGGCAGCGCATCTCCCAGGGCCAGAAGGACCACTACAAAAAGCTGGcggaggagcagcagaaacagtaCAAGGTGCACCTCGACATCTGGCTCAAG AGCCTCTCGCCCCAGGAGCGGGCTGCCTACAAGGAACACACTTCCAAC AAACGCAAAAGCATAGGGAAGATCCGGGGTCCCAACCCCAAGATGAAGCCAACGATGCAGTCCAAGTCG GAGTCAGAGGACGATgacgaggaggaagaggaggaagaagacgacGATGAAGAcgaggacgacgacgacgacaaCGGTGACTCGTCAGAGGAAGGCGGCGACTCCTCGGAGTCCAGCAGCGAGGAGGAGAGCGAAGACGGGGATGAG ATACTGAGTCTGGTCTCGGCTCCGTTTGCGCCAGTGTGA
- the UBTF gene encoding nucleolar transcription factor 1 isoform X4, with product MNGEAECPADLEMTAPKNQDRWSQEDMLTLLECMKNNLPSNDGSKFKTTESHLDWEKVAFKDFSGEMCKMKWMEISNEVRKFRTLTELIMDAEEHVKNPYKGKKLKKHPDFPKKPLTPYFRFFMEKRAKYAKLHPEMSNLDLTKILSKKYKELPEKKKMKYIQDFQREKQEFERNLARFREDHPDLIQNAKKSDVPEKPKTPQQLWYNHEKKIYLKVRPDVSTATTKEVKESLGKQWSQLSDKKRLKWIHKALEQRKEYEEIMRDYIQKHPELNISEEGITRSTLTKAERQLKDKFDGRPTKPPPNSYSLYCAELMANMKDVPSTERMVLCSQQWKLLSQKEKDAYHKKCDQKKKDYEIELLRFLESLPEEEQQRVLGEEKMLGSNRKGATSPASKKSSPETGKASSEKPKRPISAMFIFSEEKRKQLQEERPELSESELTRLLARMWNDLSEKKKAKYKAREAAMKAQSEKKHGSDKEERGKLPESPKTAEEIWQQSVIGDYLARFKNDRGKALKAMEATWNNMEKKEKLMWIKKAAEDQKRYERELSEMRAPPCSTNSAKKMKFQGEPKKPPMNGYQKFSQELLSNGELNHLPLKERMVEIGSRWQRISQGQKDHYKKLAEEQQKQYKVHLDIWLKSLSPQERAAYKEHTSNKRKSIGKIRGPNPKMKPTMQSKSESEDDDEEEEEEEDDDEDEDDDDDNGDSSEEGGDSSESSSEEESEDGDENDEDDEDEDDEDEDDNDSEGSSSSSSSSGDSSDSDSN from the exons ACCGCTGGTCTCAGGAGGACATGCTGACTCTGCTGGAGTGCATGAAGAATAACCTGCCCTCCAACGACGGGAGCAAGTTCAAAACCACCGAGTCCCACCTGGATTGGGAGAAAGTGGCTTTCAAGGACTTCTCAGGGGAGATGTGCAAGATGAAGTGGATGGAGATTTCTAACGAG GTGAGGAAGTTTCGGACCCTCACGGAGCTCATTATGGATGCCGAAGAGCACGTGAAGAATCCTTACAAGGGCAAAAAGCTCAAG AAACACCCCGACTTCCCCAAGAAGCCCTTGACTCCCTATTTCCGCTTCTTCATGGAGAAGCGGGCCAAATATGCCAAGCTTCACCCTGAAATGAGCAACCTGGATCTCACGAAGATCCTGTCCAAGAAATACAAGGAACTTCCCGAGAAGAAAAAG ATGAAATACATCCAGGACTTCCAGCGAGAGAAGCAGGAGTTTGAGAGGAACCTGGCGAGGTTCAG GGAAGATCACCCGGATCTCATCCAGAACGCCAAGAAATCTGACGTCCCTGAAAAACCCAAGACCCCCCAGCAACTGTGGTACAACCACGAGAAGAAGATCTACTTGAAAGTGCGTCCAGATGTGAGTACG GCCACCACGAAGGAGGTGAAAGAGTCGCTGGGCAAGCAGTGGTCTCAACTCTCGGATAAAAAGAGGCTGAAATGGATTCATAAGGCCCTGGAACAGCGGAAGGAGTATGAG GAGATCATGCGTGACTACATCCAGAAGCACCCCGAGCTGAACATCAGCGAGGAGGGCATCACCCGCTCCACCCTCACCAAGGCTGAGCGCCAGCTCAAGGACAAGTTTGATGGACGACCCACAAAGCCACCTCC GAATAGCTACTCCCTGTACTGCGCAGAGCTGATGGCCAACATGAAAGACGTGCCCAGCACCGAGCGGATGGTGCTGTGCAGCCAGCAGTGGAAACTGCTCTCCCAGAAGGAAAAGGACGCGTACCACAAAAAGTGTGATCAG aaaaagaaagactatGAGATTGAGCTCCTCCGCTTCTTGGAG AGCCTGCCCGAGGAGGAGCAGCAGCGGGTGCTAGGCGAGGAGAAGATGCTGGGCAGCAACCGGAAAGGGGCAACGAGTCCTGCATCCAAAAAGTCCTCACCAGAGACCGGGAAG GCCAGCTCAGAGAAGCCCAAACGACCCATCTCCGCCATGTTCATCTTCTCGGAGGAGAAGCggaagcagctgcaggaggagcgGCCAGAGCTGTCGGAGAGCGAGCTGACCCGGCTCCTGGCGCGCATGTGGAATGACCTCTCAGAGAAGAAGAAG GCCAAGTACAAAGCGCGGGAGGCAGCAATGAAGGCACAGTCAGAGAAGAAGCACGGCTCAGATAAAGAAGAGCGTGGGAAGCTGCCCGAGTCTCCCAAGACAGCCGAGGAGATCTGGCAACAGAGCGTCATCGGAGACTACCTGGCTCGTTTCAAG AATGACCGGGGGAAGGCGCTGAAGGCCATGGAGGCCACTTGGAACAAcatggagaagaaggagaagctgATGTGGATCAAGAAAGCGGCGGAGGATCAGAAGCGATACGAG AGGGAGCTGAGCGAGATGCGGGCCCCTCCGTGCTCCACCAACTCCGCCAAGAAAATGAAGTTCCAGGGAGAGCCGAAGAAACCCCCCAT GAACGGTTACCAGAAATTCTCCCAGGAGCTGCTGTCAAACGGGGAGCTGAACCACCTCCCGCTGAAGGAGCGGATGGTGGAGATCGGCAGCCGCTGGCAGCGCATCTCCCAGGGCCAGAAGGACCACTACAAAAAGCTGGcggaggagcagcagaaacagtaCAAGGTGCACCTCGACATCTGGCTCAAG AGCCTCTCGCCCCAGGAGCGGGCTGCCTACAAGGAACACACTTCCAAC AAACGCAAAAGCATAGGGAAGATCCGGGGTCCCAACCCCAAGATGAAGCCAACGATGCAGTCCAAGTCG GAGTCAGAGGACGATgacgaggaggaagaggaggaagaagacgacGATGAAGAcgaggacgacgacgacgacaaCGGTGACTCGTCAGAGGAAGGCGGCGACTCCTCGGAGTCCAGCAGCGAGGAGGAGAGCGAAGACGGGGATGAG aACGACGAGGATGACGAGGACGAGGATGATGAGGATGAGGACGACAACGACTCGGAGGGCAGCAgcagttcctcctcctcctcgggggaCTCCTCCGACTCCGACTCCAACTGA